In Pygocentrus nattereri isolate fPygNat1 chromosome 26, fPygNat1.pri, whole genome shotgun sequence, one genomic interval encodes:
- the gorasp2 gene encoding Golgi reassembly-stacking protein 2 translates to MGGSQSVEIPGGGSEGYHVLRVQENSPGHRAGLEPFFDFIVSINNTRLNKDNDTLKDLLKANVEKPVKMLVYSSKTLELRESTVTPSNMWGGQGLLGVSIRFCSFEGANENVWHVLEVEPNSPAALAGLRPYTDYIIGADTVMNESEDLFSLIETHEGKGLKLYVYNTDTDSCREVVITPNSAWGGEGSLGCGIGYGYLHRIPTRPFEEGKKISFPGCPPSEPASPLKDGFTEVQLSAVTPPPVSQPAPTGLEDSLSSLSLSSAAPSIPAELHTGVPTVPLLPTQVTPALGSLPSGNPSATLPGLMQLPAGLPPLPNLPNLPNLNIPLPDLSAVSLAGISGLPPSATGLPSLAPLAPLPPLNLPGMAPLPMPSVLPSSLPTMPGVSLPSDFVPPVTLSANQTPALILDATPTPAVTDPPTETLIATDMTSQDTTEVRAQATPESS, encoded by the exons ATGGGGGGCTCTCAGAGCGTGGAGATCCCCGGTGGGGGCTCGGAGGGCTACCACGTACTCCGG GTACAGGAGAACTCCCCTGGACACCGGGCGGGACTGGAGCCTTTCTTTGACTTCATTGTGTCCATCAATAACACCAGACTG AACAAGGACAATGacaccctaaaagacttgctgAAGGCTAACGTGGAGAAGCCGGTGAAGATGCTGGTGTACAGCAGTAAGACCCTGGAGCTGCGGGAATCCACGGTTACTCCGAGCAACATGTGGGGCGGCCAAGGCCTTCTCGGAGTCAGCATCCGTTTCTGCAGCTTTGAGGGGGCAAACGAGAATGTTTGGCATGTGCTG GAGGTTGAGCCGAATTCTCCAGCCGCCCTCGCAGGTCTGAGGCCGTACACAGACTACATCATTGGGGCCGACACAGTTATGAATGAG TCAGAGGACTTGTTCTCCTTGATAGAAACCCATGAGGGCAAAGGACTAAAACTCTACGTTTACAACACAGACACTGACAGCTGCAGAGAAGTTGTTATAACTCCTAACAGCGCCTGGGGTGGAGAGGGCAG TTTGGGCTGTGGTATTGGTTATGGTTACCTGCACAGGATCCCTACGCGGCCTTTTGAGGAGGGAAAGAAGATCAGCTTTCCTGGATGTCCTCCCAGTGAACCAGCCAGCCCACTGAAGGATGGCTTTACTGAG GTTCAACTTTCTGCAGTAACCCCGCCTCCGGTCTCACAGCCTGCACCCACTGGACTTGAGGATAGCCTTTCCAGCTTATCACTCAGCTCAGCTGCTCCATCCATACCTGCAGAACTTCACACAG GTGTGCCCACAGTCCCCTTGCTGCCCACTCAGGTCACTCCGGCACTGGGCAGTCTACCATCAGGCAACCCCAGCGCTACGCTACCAG gGCTAATGCAGTTACCTGCTGGCCTTCCTCCGCTGCCCAACCTTCCTAACCTCCCCAACCTCAACATCCCCTTACCGGACCTCAGTGCTGTATCATTAGCAGGCATCAGCGGCCTGCCTCCCTCTGCTACag GTCTGCCGTCCCTTGCTCCTCTCGCTCCCCTCCCCCCTCTGAACCTGCCTGGAATGGCTCCTTTGCCAATGCCCAGTGTTCTGCCCTCCTCTCTGCCCACAATGCCTGGAGTGTCTCTGCCCTCTGATTTCGTCCCACCTGTCACCCTGTCGGCCAACCAGACcccagcactcattctggatgCCACACCTACCCCTGCGGTCACCGACCCGCCCACGGAGACGCTCATTGCCACAGATATGACCTCGCAAGACACAACAGAGGTCCGCGCACAAGCTACCCCAGAGTCATCATAA